In Zingiber officinale cultivar Zhangliang chromosome 6A, Zo_v1.1, whole genome shotgun sequence, a single genomic region encodes these proteins:
- the LOC121994997 gene encoding serine/arginine-rich splicing factor SR45a-like has translation MIDRVNATNPGNTLYVTGLSSRVTEKDLEMHFSKEGKVVECYLIVEPRTRASRGFAFVTMNNVEDVERCIIYLNNSVMEGRYISVEKKTILQLCCSNKMMSSSFQF, from the exons ATGATTGATAG GGTCAATGCAACAAACCCTGGAAATACACTTTATGTAACAGGTCTGTCCAGCAGAGTTACTGAAAAGGACCTTGAGATGCACTTCTCAAAGGAAGGGAAG GTGGTTGAATGCTATTTAATTGTGGAACCACGCACTCGTGCCTCTCGAGGTTTTGCGTTTGTCACCATGAATAATGTTGAAGACGTTGAACGCTGTATCATATATCTCAACAATTCTGTTATGGAGGGCAGATACATTAGTGTTGAGAAG AAGACAATACTTCAGCTCTGTTGCAGCAACAAGATGATGAGTTCATCCTTTCAATTTTAG